The Akkermansia muciniphila genome includes the window CGTAAATGAAAGCATATTCAGGAAGATTTTTAATAAAAACAAGAATGATTCCCATGTGTTAATACCATAAAAACAGACCGGAAAAACCGGGATTTTTTTCCGGACTTTCTCCTGTGCGCAACCTCAAACGGAGCCCTCCTTCATGGGTCCGGATACTCTTACCTACTGTCTTTCAAAACGCTTTAACAGCCCCGGATTAGGAATCCGGCGTCAATACTAGTTTTTCATATCGAGTGCTTTTCTCCAATTCCATCCAGTATTTTCCCGGATTGGAGCCCTAATAAAATATATTTGTTAGTACGATGCATAATTTCTTGAATATAATGATGGTTCATCTTATTTTAGCGCTGTCGGCTATTTCATCCGGATTCCTAATTCGCTATTGAAACAACTGACCCCCCAACCCTACCCCAATATCCCATGAAATTCATAGATTGCTACCGCTATGCGGCTATGCTTTATGCATCCGCCTGCTGTACTGCGTCACCGCTGTACGGCCCCCTGGAGACAGGATTGCAGGAATCCCAGCTTTTAAGCTCCCTGAAATCCTGTAAATCCCTGGAAGGTCCAGGAACGGACGCTTACCTGAGCCGCACCGGGCTGAATGGCGCGTACAAGACGAAAAAGCCCATCGGCGGCCTCTTCTTTTCCCTCCATTTTGAATACAACAAGGACGGAGGCCTGAGAGCCGTCTCCTTCTACTCCATGACCAAAGCAGGCAAAGAGGAATACGATACCCGTCTGAAATCCCTGTACAAGCGCATGCTCAACGGCCTGACGGGCCTTTACGGGCCTCCCATGAACCTGCCGGACTGGATTGAAAAGGATTCACTGCCTCCGGACCGCGTCCTGTACATGCACATGTGGCGCATTCAGCCCGGCTGCTTCCTGATGGCCGGCCTGGCCAACGCTGGCGCCTCCGGTTACATGCCCGTGTTCCGCATCTCCCCGCCTGCCGGAATGCCTGCCAAGTCCAAGAAGGACAGGGACAAGCTCAAATCCGAATGGGCGGCCATGCCCGAATTCTACGAGTTCACAAAGGCGGAACGCTTCCTTGCCAACGCAGTGTTTGCCATGTCCCATAAAAAATATCCGGATGCCCTCCAGCTTTTCCAGAAGGCCGCAGACCTGGGCAGCCCCAACGGCTACTGGGGGTTAGCCCACCTGTACCGCCTGGGCCCCGCCGGCGTGGAAAAAAACGCAGGCCTGGCAGATGAATATACCAGAAAAGCGGCCCTGATGGGCTTTGCACGCGCTGCCATGAAAATTGGGAAAAACTGGGAGGAATTCTGCAAAAAACAGGATTTCACGGAAGCGGAGGCAAAGGAATGGCATGACAGGAACCTCCGCGCCGCCAGAGCCGGCTACGCCTCCGAGCAATATAACCTGGGCATCATTTACCAGCACGGCTTCGGCGTGGAAAAAAATCTGTCTACCGCCAGGGAATGGCTGGAAAAAGCGGCCTCCCAGGATCACTCCCAGGCAAAAGCGGCGTTAAAAACGCTTCCGGAAAGCGGAAACTCCGAACTTTCCTGACCAATCTCCCGACAACC containing:
- a CDS encoding tetratricopeptide repeat protein, encoding MKFIDCYRYAAMLYASACCTASPLYGPLETGLQESQLLSSLKSCKSLEGPGTDAYLSRTGLNGAYKTKKPIGGLFFSLHFEYNKDGGLRAVSFYSMTKAGKEEYDTRLKSLYKRMLNGLTGLYGPPMNLPDWIEKDSLPPDRVLYMHMWRIQPGCFLMAGLANAGASGYMPVFRISPPAGMPAKSKKDRDKLKSEWAAMPEFYEFTKAERFLANAVFAMSHKKYPDALQLFQKAADLGSPNGYWGLAHLYRLGPAGVEKNAGLADEYTRKAALMGFARAAMKIGKNWEEFCKKQDFTEAEAKEWHDRNLRAARAGYASEQYNLGIIYQHGFGVEKNLSTAREWLEKAASQDHSQAKAALKTLPESGNSELS